In one window of Paraflavitalea soli DNA:
- a CDS encoding ATP-binding cassette domain-containing protein: protein MKHIIKKSIAILRPEERRRMGMLVVLDLLISLADIASLAWLLLIIRIYTQPEPFTPVTFLPYWLQNRHSLLPITLFLLLFSGKNLAGFLVYRSQCRFIAQVATRIARHRLLHYLEGAYTSYINIDSSVHIRKISYQPIDFCQHVLAGIQQVITQGLLVVLTITAILLFNAQLFLLLFILLLPPVVGISYLVKKKLRKVRHNARTSSEKALQHLQEALNGFVESNIYDKNGAFLERYMNYQQQFNTHFANTLIAQGIPARMMEIFALLGLFILVALSQWQGYTDNNALITMGAFMAAAYKIIPGIVKILNTIGQVQTYAYTADELAEAPPARSAAHPGAPLPAIQSLQFRDVHFRFGHKNILQNLNWSLQPGDFMGISGHSGQGKTTILNLLLGFLNPAEGHILINDVLAGNEERRQYWPVISYVKQQPFLIHDTVLHNITLNGDHYHEKKFRRAVSQAGLTHLLEGTENASKIITENGRNISGGQRQRIAIARALYKDADLIILDEPFNELDADAENELLQHFKQLTQQGKMVILITHNKQSLGCCNKILSLDEEA, encoded by the coding sequence TTGAAACATATTATCAAAAAGAGTATTGCCATCCTCAGGCCCGAAGAACGCCGCCGGATGGGCATGCTGGTGGTATTGGACCTCCTGATCAGCCTGGCCGATATTGCTTCTCTCGCCTGGCTCTTACTGATCATCAGGATCTACACACAGCCTGAACCATTCACCCCGGTGACCTTTTTACCCTACTGGCTGCAGAACAGGCATTCCCTGTTGCCCATTACCCTGTTCCTCCTGCTGTTTAGCGGCAAGAACCTGGCGGGCTTCCTGGTATACCGGAGCCAATGCCGGTTCATAGCCCAGGTAGCTACCCGTATTGCCCGCCACCGGCTGTTGCATTACCTCGAAGGAGCTTATACCAGTTACATCAATATAGATTCCTCCGTGCACATCCGCAAGATCAGCTACCAGCCCATCGATTTCTGTCAGCATGTGCTGGCAGGCATCCAACAGGTCATTACCCAGGGCCTGCTGGTGGTACTCACCATTACCGCCATCCTCCTCTTCAATGCCCAGTTATTCCTGCTGCTGTTTATCCTCCTGCTGCCCCCGGTAGTAGGCATATCCTACCTGGTAAAAAAGAAACTGAGAAAAGTGCGCCATAATGCCCGCACCAGCAGTGAAAAAGCATTACAGCACCTGCAGGAAGCTTTGAATGGCTTTGTAGAGAGCAATATCTACGATAAGAACGGCGCCTTCCTGGAGCGTTACATGAACTATCAACAACAGTTCAATACCCACTTTGCCAATACCCTCATCGCCCAGGGCATCCCTGCCCGTATGATGGAAATATTTGCGTTGCTGGGACTTTTCATCCTGGTGGCCCTGAGCCAATGGCAGGGTTATACCGACAACAATGCCCTGATCACCATGGGCGCCTTCATGGCAGCCGCCTATAAGATCATACCCGGCATTGTGAAAATACTGAACACCATAGGGCAGGTACAAACCTATGCCTACACCGCCGATGAATTGGCGGAGGCTCCCCCTGCAAGGTCTGCAGCACATCCCGGTGCTCCCTTGCCCGCCATTCAATCCCTTCAATTCAGGGACGTCCACTTCCGGTTTGGCCATAAGAACATTCTGCAAAACCTTAACTGGAGCTTGCAGCCAGGCGATTTTATGGGTATCTCCGGTCACTCAGGGCAGGGCAAGACCACGATCCTGAATTTATTATTGGGATTCCTCAACCCCGCTGAAGGACATATCCTGATCAACGATGTGCTGGCTGGCAATGAGGAGCGCCGGCAATACTGGCCGGTCATTTCCTATGTAAAGCAACAACCCTTTCTTATTCATGATACCGTGCTCCATAACATTACCCTGAATGGTGATCATTACCACGAAAAGAAGTTCAGGCGGGCCGTGAGCCAGGCGGGATTGACACACCTGTTGGAGGGTACTGAAAATGCCAGTAAAATAATCACCGAAAATGGCCGCAATATCAGTGGCGGGCAGCGGCAGCGGATAGCCATCGCCCGGGCACTGTACAAAGATGCCGACCTGATCATACTGGATGAACCATTCAATGAGCTGGACGCTGATGCCGAAAATGAACTGCTGCAGCATTTTAAACAACTGACCCAACAGGGTAAAATGGTTATATTGATCACACACAACAAGCAGAGCCTTGGCTGCTGTAATAAAATCCTTTCACTGGATGAAGAAGCCTGA
- a CDS encoding glycosyltransferase: MKKPDTLVVISPAFPEDESATWWVPSQQLMVKALQENYPDIRITVLSLLYPQHQASYTWHGITVKAFDGMHQRKGKRLLLWKDVWVSLKKIQHQCHIIGLFSFWNGECAFISQYFGKMHAIKHISWICGQDAKKENKWVRFIRPRSHQLAAMGASLRDQYHRSHGIQPQYLVPNAIDQRLFPPALPATRDIDIMAAGSFEPLKQYDMYAAIIGQLRYTFPSLKAIHCGLGREKEKVEGMINSLGLQDHLTLLGGRPHREVLAWMQRSKIFLHTSRSEGCSTVCLEALYAGAHVISFCYPFDHPVPHWHVVTDAAAMESKAIEILQDASTEYERVLSHSMNDSARTIMELFTQKSQ, from the coding sequence ATGAAGAAGCCTGACACACTGGTAGTGATATCGCCCGCTTTTCCGGAGGATGAGTCGGCTACCTGGTGGGTGCCTTCCCAGCAACTAATGGTAAAAGCATTGCAGGAAAATTACCCCGACATCAGGATCACCGTACTGTCGCTGCTCTATCCACAGCACCAGGCCTCCTACACCTGGCATGGCATTACCGTAAAAGCTTTTGATGGCATGCACCAGCGAAAAGGAAAACGCTTGCTGCTTTGGAAAGACGTTTGGGTATCGCTGAAAAAGATACAGCACCAATGCCATATTATCGGCCTGTTCAGTTTCTGGAATGGTGAGTGTGCCTTTATCAGTCAGTATTTCGGAAAGATGCATGCTATCAAACACATTAGCTGGATATGTGGCCAGGATGCCAAAAAGGAAAACAAATGGGTGCGTTTCATTCGTCCCCGAAGTCACCAGCTGGCAGCCATGGGCGCCTCCCTGCGCGACCAGTACCACCGCAGCCACGGTATTCAGCCCCAATACCTCGTACCCAATGCCATCGACCAACGTTTATTCCCCCCGGCCCTTCCGGCTACCCGGGATATCGATATTATGGCGGCAGGTTCCTTCGAGCCGTTGAAACAATATGATATGTATGCGGCCATTATAGGCCAGTTGCGCTACACCTTCCCTTCCCTCAAAGCCATTCACTGTGGCCTGGGCAGAGAAAAGGAAAAAGTGGAAGGGATGATCAATTCACTAGGATTGCAGGATCACCTCACCTTGCTGGGAGGCAGGCCGCATAGGGAAGTATTAGCCTGGATGCAGCGCAGCAAAATATTCCTGCATACCTCCCGTTCTGAAGGTTGCAGCACGGTGTGCCTCGAAGCATTGTATGCCGGCGCCCATGTGATCAGCTTCTGCTATCCGTTTGATCACCCGGTGCCCCATTGGCATGTGGTGACAGATGCGGCTGCCATGGAAAGCAAAGCCATTGAAATATTACAGGATGCATCGACTGAATATGAACGCGTGTTGTCTCACTCCATGAACGACAGCGCCAGGACCATCATGGAATTGTTTACACAAAAAAGCCAATGA
- a CDS encoding glycosyltransferase family 4 protein, with protein MRVVNIFYYYDDKVAGAEDLIRYYYTTTGWAEALHTRGVETIIMTRFRQEESYRKNNIQHYFVKDQLGSSFRAWQIPWKFLRKVRELDADIIHVHSLTLSLQTWALRLLLKKKTAIIIQHHGGRSPGPFKRAIHNLFNSVADAYFFTTVEQGTNWFMKKKPFHKVLPVMEGATFFDYERRDAGRNPGYQHRSIARARTGISGSPVLLWAGRLDTNKDPLTILDGFETIGKKYPAASLYMIYSNDQLLCQVQQRISNSATLSKQVHLLGKIAHESIEDYYNSADYFVLGSHYEGSGYALSEALRCGCIPVITHIPSFYMMTNEGQLGALWEAGNPQSFSAAIETAIQKPLLQEANNCIHFYEEHLSFEAIARTAARHYHQVSNARSQ; from the coding sequence ATGAGGGTAGTCAATATTTTTTATTATTATGATGATAAGGTGGCCGGCGCGGAGGACCTTATCCGGTATTATTATACGACCACCGGCTGGGCCGAAGCCCTGCACACCAGGGGTGTGGAAACGATTATCATGACGCGGTTCAGGCAAGAAGAATCTTATCGTAAAAATAATATACAGCATTATTTTGTAAAGGACCAGCTGGGCAGCAGCTTCAGGGCCTGGCAAATTCCCTGGAAATTCCTCCGGAAGGTACGTGAGCTGGATGCCGACATTATTCACGTACATAGCCTCACCCTCTCTTTGCAAACATGGGCATTGAGACTATTGCTGAAAAAAAAGACCGCTATCATTATACAGCACCATGGTGGCCGCTCGCCGGGGCCATTCAAGAGAGCTATACACAACTTATTCAATAGTGTAGCGGACGCCTATTTTTTCACCACGGTAGAACAGGGTACCAATTGGTTCATGAAGAAAAAACCATTTCACAAGGTCCTGCCCGTCATGGAAGGCGCTACCTTTTTCGATTATGAGCGCAGGGACGCAGGCAGAAATCCCGGTTACCAGCACAGATCGATCGCAAGAGCCAGAACAGGCATTAGCGGCAGCCCGGTATTGCTGTGGGCAGGCAGGTTGGACACCAACAAAGACCCACTCACCATCCTGGACGGATTTGAAACGATCGGTAAAAAGTACCCCGCCGCCAGTTTATACATGATCTATAGCAACGATCAGTTACTATGCCAGGTACAGCAGCGGATCAGTAATTCCGCCACCTTATCAAAGCAGGTACATTTACTGGGCAAAATAGCGCATGAAAGCATAGAAGATTATTATAACAGTGCAGACTATTTTGTGCTGGGCAGCCACTATGAAGGCAGTGGCTATGCCCTGAGCGAAGCTTTACGCTGTGGCTGCATACCCGTGATCACGCATATTCCCAGTTTCTACATGATGACCAACGAGGGACAATTAGGGGCCTTATGGGAAGCCGGCAATCCGCAGTCCTTCTCTGCAGCCATAGAAACAGCCATCCAAAAACCTTTATTACAGGAGGCTAATAACTGTATACACTTCTACGAGGAGCATCTTTCCTTTGAGGCCATTGCCCGGACAGCAGCCCGGCATTATCACCAGGTGAGCAATGCAAGATCTCAATGA
- a CDS encoding glycosyltransferase family 2 protein: MDISVVIPTCNRKQRVLLLLQNLHQSIHPLREVIIVDSGEDILTPEDLAPFSGLSIHYLTAEKSVCVQRNKGIRAASGEWIFLCDDDIEMPADYLQKIAEHSEQHQEAGAMSGLVMQWVEEEWKANYAIQSSLALVWSYVFQLSLWGEIRCRNNNFLVRKITRYYQRKGNHITKAGWPVVTDFGKDYFNTPIYGLGASVVKRDWLLHSPYEEVLDRHGMGDNYGVNIGFPAVGVHVLNDAFVYHHREPENRLKRPLQYYRRMLALHYFMKTRQRLKMSSKSWLLWSLIGNILTFIRMRDKHMVRAALKTFWLITWEKNPYYRAAKTNQKIVEPSL; the protein is encoded by the coding sequence ATGGATATAAGTGTTGTTATTCCCACCTGCAACAGAAAGCAGCGGGTATTGCTGTTATTGCAAAACCTGCATCAATCTATTCATCCATTGCGTGAGGTGATCATCGTTGATTCAGGAGAAGATATATTAACGCCTGAAGACCTCGCTCCTTTTTCGGGCTTATCTATTCATTACCTGACTGCTGAAAAATCAGTTTGTGTACAGCGCAATAAGGGCATACGGGCAGCCAGCGGGGAGTGGATCTTTCTGTGTGATGATGATATTGAAATGCCGGCGGATTACCTGCAGAAAATTGCTGAACACAGTGAGCAGCACCAGGAAGCCGGTGCGATGTCGGGCCTGGTGATGCAATGGGTGGAGGAAGAATGGAAAGCCAATTATGCCATACAATCTTCCCTGGCATTGGTATGGAGTTATGTGTTTCAATTAAGCTTGTGGGGTGAGATCAGGTGCCGCAACAATAATTTCCTGGTCAGGAAAATAACCCGCTATTACCAGCGAAAGGGAAATCATATTACGAAAGCCGGCTGGCCGGTGGTGACGGATTTTGGGAAGGACTATTTCAATACGCCCATTTATGGATTGGGTGCTTCTGTAGTGAAAAGGGATTGGCTGCTCCATTCCCCTTACGAGGAAGTGCTGGACAGGCATGGTATGGGAGACAATTATGGCGTCAATATCGGCTTTCCTGCTGTGGGGGTGCATGTATTAAATGATGCTTTTGTTTATCACCACCGGGAACCTGAGAATCGCCTTAAGCGTCCATTACAGTATTACCGCAGGATGCTGGCCCTTCATTATTTTATGAAGACGCGGCAACGCCTGAAGATGAGCAGCAAGTCCTGGTTACTCTGGTCTTTAATAGGCAATATACTCACCTTTATACGCATGCGCGATAAGCATATGGTGCGTGCTGCCCTGAAAACATTCTGGCTGATAACCTGGGAGAAAAATCCCTATTACCGGGCTGCCAAAACCAATCAAAAAATAGTGGAACCTTCCTTATGA
- a CDS encoding class I SAM-dependent DNA methyltransferase, translated as MSSAQPIHTSQVHQQNISYYDEIADQYDLLLAREESNKLVRKRVREQLVQAVPSGTVLDFGGGTGLDLGWLSANQYNIIFCEPSAAMREKAIAYNSEDLRQTNIQFLDDAQTDFSSWREQRPFPGTVDAILANFGVLNAIPDINLLFRQLALVTNTGGHCLVVVLDRPLKKMWQWHRRNTINTLLFRQPFVMYIWHNEHRQTVYVHTARAIQQAAAPLFNLQSCAPITGTSFILLHLVKK; from the coding sequence ATGTCATCAGCCCAGCCTATCCATACAAGCCAGGTACACCAACAAAACATTTCTTATTATGATGAAATAGCCGACCAGTACGATCTCTTATTGGCCCGGGAAGAGTCCAATAAACTGGTAAGAAAGCGGGTGCGCGAGCAGTTAGTACAAGCAGTACCCTCCGGCACAGTGCTGGATTTTGGCGGCGGCACAGGGCTCGATCTTGGCTGGCTATCGGCCAATCAATACAACATTATCTTCTGCGAACCATCTGCTGCCATGCGTGAAAAAGCCATTGCCTATAACAGTGAAGACTTACGCCAAACCAACATTCAATTCCTGGATGATGCGCAAACTGATTTTAGCAGCTGGCGGGAACAACGGCCTTTTCCCGGCACCGTTGATGCCATACTGGCTAATTTCGGTGTGCTCAATGCCATCCCGGATATCAACCTGCTTTTTCGTCAGCTTGCACTGGTAACAAACACCGGTGGTCACTGCCTGGTAGTGGTCCTTGACCGTCCGCTCAAAAAAATGTGGCAATGGCATCGCCGCAATACCATCAATACCCTCTTATTCCGGCAACCATTTGTGATGTATATATGGCATAATGAACACCGGCAAACGGTGTATGTGCATACTGCCCGGGCCATACAACAGGCGGCTGCTCCTCTTTTCAACTTGCAAAGCTGCGCCCCCATCACCGGTACCTCTTTTATACTACTTCACCTGGTAAAAAAATGA
- a CDS encoding B12-binding domain-containing radical SAM protein — MKNILFSHSYFLRFDPKQWNTGQPYAPLGTLYAAALLRENGYAVSLFDSMFAHQAEEVIPSLDSFRPDLFVIYDDGFNYLTKMCLTNMREAAFCMAKLARERGCTVIVSSSDSTDHYEQYLQEGADFIILGEGEVTLLELVKALDDPSADLTSLQGIAYRQGEAIVKTGKRPVIKELDALPFPAWDLVNIAPYKAMWLKSTGYFSMNMGTTRGCPFKCNWCAKPIYGNRYNSRSPQNVVQELKWLQAQYHFDHIWFCDDIFGLKPGWVQEFATLIEQANLRIRFKIQSRADLLVQENYVRSLARAGCENTWMGAESGSQDILDAMDKGTTIEQIHTATKLLKQHGIRPGFFIQFGYPGETKEDIRKTIRMITEMMPAELGISVSYPLPGTLFYERVKNELQGKANWTDSDELQLMFKNTYPPAFYKKLHRHVHHIFRTRQGWLIFRKALKNPFALKLADYKKVIAACFYLPHVFIGRLQLKQLSYD; from the coding sequence ATGAAGAATATCTTGTTTTCGCATTCTTATTTTCTACGGTTTGATCCCAAACAATGGAATACCGGCCAGCCCTATGCACCATTGGGCACTTTATATGCTGCAGCCCTGCTGCGGGAAAATGGCTATGCCGTATCCCTGTTCGATTCCATGTTTGCACACCAGGCAGAAGAAGTGATCCCCTCCCTGGACAGCTTTAGGCCTGATCTGTTTGTGATCTATGATGATGGGTTCAACTACCTCACCAAAATGTGCCTTACCAATATGCGGGAAGCAGCTTTCTGTATGGCTAAGCTGGCCCGGGAAAGAGGCTGCACGGTGATCGTATCCAGCTCAGATTCCACGGATCATTATGAGCAGTACCTGCAGGAAGGAGCTGATTTTATCATATTGGGCGAAGGAGAAGTGACCCTGCTTGAATTGGTGAAAGCGTTGGATGATCCATCTGCCGACCTGACTTCACTGCAAGGTATCGCCTACAGACAGGGAGAAGCCATTGTGAAAACCGGTAAACGACCTGTAATAAAAGAACTGGATGCACTTCCCTTCCCTGCCTGGGACCTGGTCAATATCGCTCCTTACAAGGCCATGTGGTTAAAAAGCACCGGCTATTTTTCCATGAACATGGGCACCACACGGGGATGCCCCTTCAAGTGTAACTGGTGTGCCAAACCGATCTATGGTAATCGCTACAATTCAAGATCGCCGCAAAATGTAGTACAGGAACTCAAATGGCTGCAAGCGCAATATCACTTTGATCATATCTGGTTCTGCGACGACATATTTGGCCTGAAGCCTGGATGGGTGCAGGAATTTGCCACACTTATAGAACAAGCCAACCTGCGCATACGTTTCAAAATACAATCCAGGGCCGATCTGCTGGTACAGGAAAATTATGTGCGATCATTGGCCCGGGCCGGTTGCGAGAATACCTGGATGGGAGCAGAAAGTGGTTCGCAGGATATACTCGACGCGATGGACAAAGGGACCACCATTGAACAGATCCATACGGCTACAAAGTTGTTGAAGCAGCATGGCATCCGTCCCGGTTTCTTCATTCAGTTTGGCTATCCGGGAGAAACCAAAGAAGATATACGGAAAACCATCCGCATGATCACGGAAATGATGCCGGCCGAGCTGGGCATCTCCGTGTCTTATCCATTGCCCGGTACACTGTTCTATGAACGTGTGAAAAATGAGTTACAGGGAAAGGCCAACTGGACAGATTCTGATGAGCTGCAGTTAATGTTTAAAAATACGTACCCGCCTGCCTTCTATAAGAAACTGCATCGCCATGTACACCACATTTTCCGTACACGGCAGGGATGGCTGATCTTCCGGAAAGCATTGAAGAATCCCTTTGCATTGAAGTTGGCCGATTACAAAAAGGTGATTGCAGCCTGCTTCTACTTACCACACGTTTTTATTGGCCGTTTACAACTGAAACAATTATCCTATGACTGA
- a CDS encoding class I SAM-dependent methyltransferase, giving the protein MTEQAAFDVLAADYDTSFSQSLTGQAQRLVSRAWLQSFLAGKGRLRILEINCGTGEDAIWLASLGHMVIATDQSAHMIREARAKVAPDTSTGSPAFITCGFETLGSHFNDNKFDLVFSNFAGLNCISPVQLTTLHQQLQQLLTTDGCIAAVIFGKYCWWETCYYLLRADRRNAFRRWTSKPVMARLTDSVAQPVFYYSIRRFMKSMPLFYLVEKKPIGLFIPPSYMEYSMQKNKRLFGLLVKLEHLIQRVSFCSTLADHTYLLLKKQTR; this is encoded by the coding sequence ATGACTGAACAGGCCGCCTTTGATGTGCTGGCGGCTGATTATGATACCTCCTTCAGCCAAAGCCTTACCGGCCAGGCTCAACGCCTGGTAAGCAGGGCCTGGCTGCAATCTTTCCTGGCAGGCAAGGGCAGGCTGCGCATACTGGAGATCAACTGCGGTACGGGAGAAGATGCTATCTGGCTGGCTTCGCTGGGACATATGGTAATAGCAACCGATCAGAGTGCGCACATGATCCGCGAAGCGCGGGCCAAGGTTGCACCTGATACCTCTACTGGCAGTCCGGCCTTTATTACCTGCGGCTTTGAAACACTCGGCAGTCATTTCAACGATAACAAGTTTGACCTGGTATTTTCCAATTTTGCCGGCCTCAACTGTATTTCACCTGTGCAACTGACAACACTCCACCAGCAATTGCAGCAATTATTGACGACGGATGGGTGTATAGCTGCCGTGATCTTTGGTAAATACTGCTGGTGGGAAACCTGCTATTACCTGCTGCGGGCAGATCGCCGCAATGCTTTCAGAAGATGGACAAGTAAACCTGTAATGGCCAGGCTGACAGATTCTGTAGCACAACCCGTCTTTTACTATTCTATACGGAGGTTTATGAAAAGCATGCCACTATTTTACCTGGTGGAGAAAAAACCAATAGGATTATTCATTCCTCCTTCCTATATGGAATACAGCATGCAAAAGAATAAACGGCTATTTGGCTTGTTGGTAAAACTGGAACACCTGATCCAACGCGTTTCCTTTTGCAGCACCCTGGCCGATCATACTTACTTACTTCTTAAAAAACAAACACGATGA
- a CDS encoding B12-binding domain-containing radical SAM protein, which produces MNILLTHGYFLGEDQKEQAIMRPYIPLGILYISAYLEQHGYNNRIFDSTFSTFDKLCDTLLEDKPHVVGIYTNLMTKLNVLRIVRFIKNEPALSHTRIVLGGPEVRNHLNKFLEQQADFIVLGEGEQTMLELVQWTEGTRSKDLSTIDGIAYMDEQQGIRQNRERSKLKNLDELPLPNREQVNLQLYFDAWKERHGTNAISVSTMRGCPYSCKWCSRAVYGQSYRRRSPSAVADEIAWIKTHYSVDSIWFVDDVFTVSHKWLEEFKQEVTSRNIVMPFECITRADRMNEEVILNLKASGCFRVWIGAESGSQKVIDLMDRRVEVGQVRDMIKLARHHGLQAGTFIMVGYPGETKEDIFETVHHLKTAEPDLFTITVTYPIKGTPLYAEVEERFVTSLPWESSTDRDIDFKRTYNRRYYDYAIEMINNEMFFHKAIKKPLANLFRIPVFKLKSVLAQRGMRKEEKRGIDH; this is translated from the coding sequence ATGAATATCCTGCTTACCCATGGTTATTTTCTTGGTGAGGACCAAAAGGAACAGGCTATTATGCGTCCTTATATACCCCTGGGTATATTGTACATCTCAGCCTACCTGGAACAGCATGGTTACAATAACCGGATATTTGACAGTACCTTTTCAACCTTCGACAAGCTTTGCGATACGCTACTGGAAGATAAGCCGCATGTAGTAGGTATCTACACCAACCTGATGACCAAACTCAACGTGCTGCGCATTGTACGTTTTATCAAAAATGAGCCTGCACTAAGTCACACCAGGATCGTATTGGGTGGGCCGGAAGTACGGAACCACCTGAATAAATTCCTCGAACAGCAGGCCGACTTCATTGTGTTGGGCGAAGGAGAACAAACCATGCTGGAGCTGGTGCAGTGGACCGAAGGCACCCGTTCAAAAGACCTGAGCACGATCGACGGTATTGCCTATATGGATGAACAACAGGGGATCCGTCAGAACAGAGAAAGGAGTAAACTGAAAAACCTTGATGAGTTGCCGCTTCCCAATCGGGAACAGGTAAACCTGCAGTTGTATTTCGATGCCTGGAAGGAACGACATGGCACCAATGCTATCTCGGTAAGTACCATGCGGGGATGCCCCTACTCCTGTAAATGGTGCAGCAGGGCTGTATATGGCCAAAGCTACCGGCGTCGCAGCCCTTCGGCAGTAGCTGATGAAATAGCCTGGATCAAAACACATTATTCGGTAGACAGTATCTGGTTTGTGGATGATGTTTTTACTGTGAGTCATAAATGGCTGGAAGAGTTTAAACAGGAAGTTACCAGCCGCAACATCGTCATGCCTTTTGAATGCATCACCCGCGCCGACCGGATGAATGAAGAAGTAATACTTAATCTCAAAGCCAGTGGCTGCTTCCGCGTGTGGATCGGCGCCGAGAGTGGCTCCCAAAAAGTAATTGACCTCATGGATCGCCGGGTGGAAGTAGGACAGGTAAGGGATATGATCAAGCTTGCCAGGCATCATGGCTTGCAGGCAGGGACCTTTATCATGGTAGGCTATCCCGGAGAAACCAAGGAAGATATTTTTGAAACGGTGCACCACTTAAAAACTGCCGAGCCCGACCTGTTTACCATTACCGTGACCTATCCTATTAAAGGAACACCGTTGTATGCAGAAGTAGAAGAGCGGTTTGTAACCAGCCTGCCCTGGGAGAGCAGTACAGACAGGGATATCGATTTTAAGCGAACCTATAACCGGCGCTATTATGATTATGCCATTGAGATGATCAATAATGAAATGTTTTTCCACAAAGCCATCAAGAAGCCTTTGGCCAACCTGTTCCGTATTCCCGTATTTAAGTTAAAGTCGGTATTGGCACAACGGGGTATGAGGAAAGAAGAGAAAAGGGGTATCGATCATTGA
- a CDS encoding sugar transferase codes for MAVTLVNHPPVMTEGRRSLSYRSYVTRKAPYFFVKRLIDLFLSVIIILTVLSWLVPLIALLLKLDSRGPVIFLQKRVGKGGRSFTCYKFRTMVLNEEADRKQAEENDCRVTRAGKWLRKTNIDELPQFVNVFLGQMSIVGPRPHMHTDCRQFARLIPRYKLRNLVKPGITGMAQVNGYHGPAMDYDAVCMRYQWDIFYLRNASTWLDIRIMIRTLTQRAGLLVQRGKTRREQI; via the coding sequence ATGGCGGTAACACTTGTAAATCATCCTCCCGTGATGACCGAGGGAAGGAGAAGTCTGTCCTATAGAAGTTATGTGACCCGTAAGGCCCCTTATTTTTTTGTAAAACGGCTGATCGACCTTTTCTTATCGGTTATAATCATCCTCACTGTGCTCAGCTGGCTGGTACCGCTCATCGCTTTGCTGTTGAAACTCGATTCCCGGGGACCGGTCATATTCCTTCAGAAAAGGGTAGGAAAAGGAGGACGTTCATTTACCTGCTACAAATTCCGTACGATGGTCCTTAATGAAGAAGCCGACAGAAAGCAGGCGGAAGAAAATGACTGCCGGGTCACCCGGGCAGGCAAGTGGCTGCGGAAGACCAATATTGATGAGCTGCCCCAGTTTGTCAATGTATTCCTGGGTCAGATGAGTATTGTAGGGCCCCGGCCCCATATGCATACAGATTGCCGGCAGTTTGCCCGTTTGATCCCCCGCTACAAACTGAGGAACCTGGTAAAACCGGGCATTACCGGCATGGCCCAGGTAAATGGGTATCATGGCCCGGCAATGGATTATGATGCTGTTTGTATGCGTTATCAGTGGGATATTTTTTACCTCCGCAATGCCTCTACGTGGCTGGATATCAGGATCATGATCCGGACCCTTACCCAACGGGCAGGGCTATTGGTACAACGCGGCAAAACCAGGCGGGAGCAGATTTAG
- a CDS encoding RNA polymerase sigma-70 factor, which translates to MLTELKSENPKAFAFFFDLHYNPLCYFAERLVRDQQVAEDIVEETFMKLWDKRSDFESEHGIKAFLYITTRNACINIIKQSQRDTLSQAEMLYLAEKKEGFVLNEMIRAEVLRVIGQELNRLPVQCRTILKMSYVKGLKNHEIADKLEISVHTVRNQKARGLQLLRTKFEGSHLLG; encoded by the coding sequence ATGTTAACCGAACTGAAAAGCGAGAATCCGAAAGCCTTTGCTTTTTTCTTTGATCTCCACTATAATCCGCTTTGTTATTTTGCTGAGCGCCTGGTAAGGGATCAGCAAGTAGCGGAAGACATTGTGGAGGAAACTTTTATGAAGTTGTGGGATAAACGATCTGACTTCGAGAGCGAGCACGGCATTAAAGCGTTCCTGTACATAACTACCCGGAATGCCTGTATTAATATTATCAAGCAATCGCAACGTGATACACTATCACAGGCCGAAATGCTTTACCTGGCAGAGAAAAAGGAAGGGTTTGTTCTAAATGAAATGATCAGGGCAGAAGTATTGAGGGTCATTGGCCAGGAACTGAACAGGTTGCCGGTCCAATGCCGGACCATACTGAAGATGAGTTATGTAAAGGGGCTCAAAAACCACGAGATCGCTGATAAACTGGAAATTTCGGTCCATACGGTCAGGAATCAAAAGGCAAGGGGCCTTCAGTTATTGCGTACAAAATTTGAAGGCAGCCATTTACTGGGGTAA